One window of the Populus nigra chromosome 4, ddPopNigr1.1, whole genome shotgun sequence genome contains the following:
- the LOC133691274 gene encoding F-box protein AUF2-like, which translates to MIIIKNQIIEAMNGFDRLPDSLILLIFNSISDIKTLICCRSVSKRFNSLVPQTESLSLKVDCVISPESDSGSFFTLLKYLLKSIHDLLKPDTKPTARNQTQNSPARILNQFDRIRDLQIELPAGDLKLEKGAVIKWRAEFGKSLKSCVVLGFRRVANSEGNNAEVDIDFAGGLKRRVVWTISALIAASARHYLLNDVVKEHREMERLVLVDREGEGTVAMEKEGLRECREESGVAARGVDRQEEGRRTVVPSVRMRMRHEQRVQLKDGVWVEGVTLVVVRPCNGGGDVEDAELALGAFGGGIYGEAVQVLLKNESYLLEMNSF; encoded by the coding sequence ATGATCATCATTAAGAATCAAATAATCGAAGCAATGAACGGCTTTGATCGACTCCCCGACTCCTTAATCCTCCTCATCTTCAACTCGATTTCCGACATCAAGACCCTCATCTGTTGCCGTTCCGTTTCGAAACGTTTCAACTCACTCGTCCCCCAAACTGAATCCCTCTCTCTCAAAGTCGACTGCGTCATCTCACCCGAGTCGGACTCCGGCTCCTTCTTCACTCTCCTTAAATATCTCCTCAAATCCATCCACGATCTCCTCAAACCCGACACGAAACCCACAGCCCGAAACCAAACCCAAAACTCCCCGGCTCGTATCCTCAACCAGTTCGACCGGATCCGTGACCTACAAATCGAACTGCCAGCTGGCGACTTGAAATTAGAGAAAGGGGCCGTTATCAAATGGAGAGCTGAATTCGGTAAGTCGTTGAAAAGCTGCGTTGTTCTCGGGTTTCGCCGCGTAGCAAATTCCGAGGGAAATAATGCTGAGGTGGATATTGATTTCGCGGGAGGTTTAAAAAGAAGGGTTGTGTGGACAATAAGTGCGTTGATTGCGGCATCGGCGAGGCATTATCTGTTGAACGACGTCGTTAAGGAGCATCGGGAGATGGAGAGGTTGGTGCTGGTGGACAGAGAAGGGGAAGGAACGGTGGCGATGGAGAAGGAAGGGTTGAGGGAGTGTAGGGAGGAGAGTGGGGTGGCGGCGCGCGGAGTAGATAGGCAGGAGGAGGGGAGGCGGACGGTGGTGCCAAGTGTGAGGATGAGGATGAGGCACGAGCAAAGAGTGCAGTTGAAGGATGGAGTTTGGGTGGAAGGTGTGACTCTGGTGGTGGTGAGGCCTTGTAACGGTGGTGGTGATGTGGAGGATGCTGAGCTGGCATTAGGTGCGTTTGGTGGTGGGATTTATGGAGAAGCTGTACAGGTACTTCTTAAGAATGAGAGTTATTTATTGGAAATGAATTccttctaa
- the LOC133691401 gene encoding uncharacterized protein LOC133691401, with the protein MKGRESRRAPSADLLVCFPSRAHLTLMPKPICSPARPLEPSKPHQNRHHHRQQWPHHLKKSSPRAGGSRASPLLWTKTRQMDSELSEPTSPKVTCAGQIKVRHKASSCKNWQSVMEEIERIHISRKSTKKSTWLDSLGFKKDIMHFLTCLRNIRFDFRCFGSFPAQSDITSNDEEEYEEYGEYQENHVGVDGRIDKEDSRTIFSKWFMMLQENQNSTTGFFEEDAKQKERSCNDESLAAPSVPPPNALLLMRCRSAPAKSWQEEEEEEEEDQDRKQEQKKGKNLKALMEEEGKNSKKESLVVMSYDTDFYKLSTDIAKETWVVGGMKDTVARSRSWKR; encoded by the coding sequence atgaaaggaAGAGAAAGCAGGAGAGCTCCATCAGCAGATCTGTTAGTATGTTTTCCTTCTAGAGCCCATCTAACATTAATGCCCAAACCCATTTGCAGTCCTGCAAGGCCATTAGAACCCAGCAAACCCCACCAGAACCGCCACCACCACCGACAACAATGGCCCCACCATTTGAAGAAATCCAGCCCTAGGGCTGGTGGAAGCCGAGCCAGTCCTCTTTTATGGACTAAAACCAGGCAAATGGACTCGGAGTTATCAGAACCAACATCACCAAAAGTAACATGCGCTGGGCAGATCAAAGTCAGACACAAGGCAAGCTCCTGCAAGAACTGGCAATCAGTCATGGAAGAGATTGAAAGGATTCACATCAGCAGGAAAAGCACCAAAAAATCAACCTGGCTTGACTCCCTGGGATTCAAGAAAGATATAATGCATTTCTTAACATGTTTAAGAAACATAAGATTCGATTTTCGATGCTTTGGTTCCTTTCCAGCTCAATCAGATATCACTAGTAATGATGAAGAAGAATATGAAGAGTATGGGGAATATCAAGAAAACCATGTTGGTGTTGATGGAAGAATTGACAAAGAGGATTCAAGAACCATATTTTCTAAATGGTTCATGATGCTGCAAGAGAATCAGAATAGCACTACTGGGTTCTTCGAAGAAGACGCTAAACAGAAAGAGAGGTCTTGCAATGATGAGTCTCTAGCTGCGCCCTCTGTTCCACCACCAAATGCTCTCCTGCTTATGAGGTGTAGGTCTGCTCCGGCGAAGAGTTGgcaggaagaagaggaagaagaagaagaagatcaagACAGGAAGCAAGAAcagaagaaaggaaagaattTGAAGGCTTTAATGGAGGAAGAGggaaaaaacagtaaaaaagagAGCTTGGTAGTGATGAGCTATGATACAGATTTCTATAAACTTTCAACTGATATAGCTAAGGAAACATGGGTTGTTGGTGGAATGAAAGATACAGTAGCAAGAAGTAGAAGTTGGAAGAGATGA
- the LOC133691792 gene encoding inactive TPR repeat-containing thioredoxin TTL3-like — MAEITTYSMEHGLGCGPGWRAFLCRHFWPRKTSVHSLPAESTNNILGLPSIDNNSERQQSKPQPVVLDSSNLPKSSPQVEKKQKSLHRSRPSTFHQNKEGSSSGGIKVSQTNKTNLRRDSNNDSRELGRIVITNHQKSNDNKVLVRATSGNVMLRGHLGNLRQSGNGNFIGNDSPNATVRTVDYLHKNLQEANLSSRPRNCYSKLGSNSVMGNIVRQPSGEFRQGQGLITSMDPEVLKNKGNERYKQGRYEQALVWYDRAISLDSKKATYRCNRSAALIGLGRLTEAVVECKEAIRLDPSYQRAHYRLATLYFRLGETEKALYHYKQSGPNTDSKEVAQAQALQMHLNRCTEARKLKEWNRLLKETERSISSGADSAPQVYAMQAEALLRLHRHQEAYTAYQKGPNFSVDFYTKLFGLTVAPYILMIGARIYMAAGRFEDAMAAAQQAARLDPSNGEVSNVVKSVRAVASARLSGNSLFKASKFTEACIAYSEGLEHDAHNSILLCNRAACRSKLGQYEKAVEDCTAALSVQPNYSKARLRRAHCNAELRRWEASIQDFEMLIRESPADEEVGRALLDAQAQLKKQRGEDIKDLKYGSKF, encoded by the exons ATGGCAGAAATCACAACATACTCGATGGAGCACGGATTAGGCTGTGGCCCAGGATGGAGAGCTTTCCTATGCCGGCATTTCTGGCCGAGAAAAACATCAGTGCATTCACTGCCTGCAGAAAGCACCAACAATATCCTCGGCCTGCCCAGTATTGATAATAATTCAGAGAGACAGCAAAGCAAACCCCAGCCTGTCGTCCTTGATTCCTCCAATTTGCCCAAGTCTTCCCCACAAGTAGAAAAGAAACAGAAGAGTTTGCATCGTTCAAGGCCTTCGacttttcatcaaaacaaagaAGGTTCAAGTTCGGGCGGGATCAAAGTGTCCCAAACCAATAAGACTAATCTAAGAAGGGACTCCAACAATGATTCCAGAGAGCTTGGCAGGATTGTCATAACTAATCATCAAAAGTCCAATGACAACAAGGTTCTTGTTCGAGCCACTTCTGGCAATGTAATGTTGCGAGGTCATCTGGGCAACCTAAGACAGTCAGGGAATGGGAATTTTATAGGGAATGATAGTCCTAATGCTACTGTTAGGACTGTGGATTACCTTCACAAGAACCTTCAAGAGGCAAATTTATCGTCTAGACCCAGAAATTGCTACAGTAAACTTGGCAGTAATAGTGTTATGGGGAACATTGTGAGGCAGCCTAGTGGTGAATTTCGGCAGGGACAAGGTCTGATAACCAGCATGGATCCTGAAGTTTTAAAGAATAAGGGAAATGAGAGGTACAAGCAAGGAAGATATGAACAGGCCTTGGTTTGGTATGATCGTGCAATTTCTCTTGATTCAAAGAAGGCAACATATAGATGTAATAGAAGTGCAGCTTTGATAGGATTAGGCCGTCTTACAGAAGCTGTTGTTGAGTGCAAAGAAGCTATTAGGCTCGATCCATCTTATCAAAGAGCCCATTACCGTTTGGCAACATTATATTTCAG ACTGGGAGAAACAGAGAAAGCTCTGTATCACTACAAACAGTCAGGCCCCAATACTGACTCCAAGGAAGTTGCTCAAGCTCAGGCACTTCAAATGCACCTGAACAGGTGCACTGAAGCTCGAAAACTAAAAGAATGGAATAGATTGCTGAAGGAGACTGAGCGCTCAATTTCCTCTGGTGCTGATTCAGCTCCACAG GTTTATGCTATGCAAGCCGAGGCACTATTGAGGCTCCACAGGCATCAAGAAGCCTACACGGCCTACCAAAAGGGACCGAATTTTTCTGTTGACTTTTATACCAAGTTATTTGGTCTGACTGTAGCACCTTATATCTTAATGATCGGGGCACGGATTTACATGGCTGCGGGCAG GTTTGAAGACGCTATGGCTGCAGCTCAGCAAGCGGCTCGACTCGATCCCAGCAACGGGGAGGTTAGCAATGTGGTAAAGAGTGTCAGAGCAGTAGCATCTGCTAGATTGAGTGGTAACTCGTTATTCAAGGCATCAAAATTCACCGAGGCATGTATCGCATATAGTGAAGGCCTAGAACACGACGCTCACAACTCAATTTTGCTCTGCAACCGAGCAGCCTGTAGGTCCAAGCTTGGCCAATATGAAAAGGCTGTAGAAGACTGCACTGCGGCTCTCAGTGTGCAGCCTAATTATAGCAAGGCCAGGCTAAGAAGGGCGCACTGCAATGCCGAG CTACGAAGATGGGAAGCTTCGATTCAAGATTTTGAGATGTTGATAAGAGAAAGTCCAGCCGATGAGGAGGTGGGCCGGGCCTTGCTTGACGCACAGGCTCAACTTAAGAAGCAACGTGGTGAAGACATCAAGGACCTCAAATATggttctaaattctaa
- the LOC133691494 gene encoding uncharacterized protein LOC133691494: protein MDSGNSGSMQSSSGGDEEYDSRPESLPAFLNPSTHNFGPSLLSHQQPVTLFDPTPSLFHAFSQSQPNPIMVQSRDLRSDPNCTDLGINLPDSLSSSQSAVLGVQGSNQALPSSKQLRSIHDDGGRSSSPSHDQTHGIARNPKKRTRASRRAPTTVLTTDTSNFRQMVQEFTGIPAPPFSGSPFTRRLDLFGPGSGLRSGHLEPLYPLRPTAQKVHHQQTPFLSSSFPSLLNNNIVHTTNIASTSTTANNNNTISTAATSTFNPSSLNYQLPDDIGLHKQTRNLLNMQNQMLSIHPLLHPPPPPPPQQLPNVPGLGANSRASLPLPSLEELGMGHGYVNANLSGLTSHVTTEEMRLSNDGSHHNLRSLNGNYGNMQRVNSCKLNYSSASSDFHHEKGLENVSSRGTEGTVDSWICPSEFRVGDH, encoded by the coding sequence ATGGATTCTGGTAATAGCGGTAGTATGCAATCGTCTAGTGGTGGTGATGAAGAGTATGACTCAAGGCCAGAGTCACTCCCAGCTTTCTTGAATCCTTCTACCCACAACTTTGGTCCTTCTCTGCTTTCTCACCAACAACCGGTCACTTTGTTTGATCCTACACCGAGTCTTTTCCACGCTTTCTCTCAATCTCAACCAAACCCAATTATGGTTCAGTCACGAGACCTGAGATCTGACCCGAATTGCACTGATCTTGGTATCAACTTACCAGACTCATTATCATCAAGTCAATCAGCGGTTTTGGGtgttcaaggatcaaatcaagcTCTACCTTCCTCTAAGCAATTGCGATCGATTCATGACGATGGAGGACGCTCTTCTTCACCGTCTCATGACCAGACACATGGGATAGCAAGAAACCCCAAGAAGAGAACAAGGGCATCAAGAAGGGCACCCACTACAGTTCTCACGACAGACACGTCCAATTTCAGACAAATGGTGCAAGAGTTCACAGGGATCCCAGCACCACCATTTTCAGGCTCACCGTTTACTCGAAGGCTCGATCTTTTTGGCCCTGGCTCGGGTTTGAGGTCTGGTCATCTGGAACCACTCTACCCTCTACGTCCCACAGCTCAAAAGGTTCATCATCAGCAAACCccatttttatcttcttcttttccttcacTTCTCAACAATAATATTGTTCATACCACTAATATTGCTAGTACTAGTACTACCGCTAACAATAACAATACTATTTCCACAGCCGCAACTAGTACTTTCAATCCCAGTTCACTAAACTACCAACTGCCTGATGATATAGGCCTCCACAAACAAACTCGAAATCTGCTAAACATGCAAAATCAAATGCTTTCAATTCACCCCCTTCTACAcccccctcctcctcctcctcctcaacaATTACCTAATGTGCCTGGTTTGGGTGCAAATTCTAGAGCAAGTTTGCCTCTACCTTCCCTTGAGGAATTGGGTATGGGCCATGGATATGTTAATGCAAACCTTAGTGGGCTAACAAGTCATGTAACAACAGAAGAGATGAGATTATCGAATGATGGAAGTCATCATAACTTGAGGTCATTGAATGGGAATTATGGTAATATGCAACGTGTTAATAGCTGTAAGTTGAATTACTCGTCAGCTTCATCAGATTTTCACCATGAAAAGGGTTTAGAGAATGTTTCTTCAAGAGGTACAGAGGGTACAGTTGATTCATGGATCTGTCCTTCAGAGTTCAGAGTGGGAGATCATTAA